Within the Cetobacterium somerae ATCC BAA-474 genome, the region AAAAAATATTTATTTAAAATTAAATAAGATTTATGAAAAGAAAATTATTAAAAATAATGAAGAGAAATTTAAACTATTATATAACCTAGGGAAATTATCAGAGTACTTTGAGAAAAAAAATGAAAGTAGAACTTTTTATATAGAGGCACTTATAATTGGAAAAGGAATAGAAGTTCCTCTTAAAGAAGTAATAGATATAATTAATAGATTATTTAAAATGTTTGAAAAAAGTGATTATTACTCTTTAATTAGTATAGAAAAAGAGTATTTAAGAATATTAGAAAGTTATGAGGATTTTAAACCTGTAATAAAACTTTTTGAGTATTATTATAAAAACTATCCTCATAAAATGGAAGAGAAATTTAATTTATTTGGAAACTATTTGGAGTAAAATAGTAAGGAGAAAGGTAAAATGGTAAAAGTAGGAAAAAGACAAACAATGAAGATTAATAACTTCAGCAGCAAAGGAGCACATTTAGATGCAGGAACAGGAGACTCAAAAGATAATATTCTTCTGCCTAACAATGAGTTAGAGGGTAAAGTTTTAGATATTGGTGATGAGCTAGATGTAATGATATATAGAGACTCGGAAGATAGATTAACAGCAACTTTAAGAAAAACAGCTTTAACAGTTGGAACAATAGGAAAGCTGTATGTAACAGATACAAATGAAAAATTGGGAGCATTCTTAGATTGGGGACTAAAAAAAGAATTACTATTACCACATGCCCAAATGGTAGGAGAAGTTAAACCAGGAGATGAGGTTTTAGTTGGAATATATGAGGATAGTAAAGGAAGACTATCTGCGACAATGAAAATATATAGTTTTTTAATGCCAAATAAAGATTATCAAAAAAATGATTTTGTAGAAGGTACAGTATATAGAATTAATCCTGAAATTGGTGTTTTCGTAGCAGTGGACAATAGATATTTTGGATTAATTCCAAATAGTGAGTGTTTTAAAAAGTTCTATGTAGGTGAAGAGATTCAAGCTAGAGTTATCAGAGTTAGAGAGGATGGAAAGTTAGACTTAGCAATGAGAGAGTTAGCTTTTGTTCAGATGGATAAAGATGCAGAAAGTATTTTAGGAAAAATGAAGATATTAAAAACGCACTTTAGATTTAATGACGATAGTTCACCAGAAGCTATAAAAGAGTATTTTGGAATAAGTAAAAAAGCTTTTAAAAGAGCTATAGGAAAACTTTTAAAAGAGGGAAAAATTGAAAAAACTGAAGAAGGATTCTTTAGATTAAAATAAAAGGGGATTTTATGGAAGGGAAAACTATACAATCTATCCAAAGAGCAATAGATATAATGAACTGTTTTAATGAAAATGTGCATGAACTTTCATTAAAAGAGATTAGTGAAAAAGTTGGTTTAAGTAAAAGTACTGCACATGGAATTGTATCAACACTTTTAAAAAACTCGTATTTAGAGCAAAATGAAAAAAATAGCAACTATTCATTAGGACCAGCCTTTATAGAAAAAAGCTTTATTGTAAATGAGGATGTTTTAATAAAGAATATTGGGCATAAATATTTAGTAAAGATATCAGAAGAGTTTTCAGTGACCGTGAATTTATTTTTATTTAAGAGAGAGCATTTAAAATTAATTGATAGAGTACAATCTGACTCGATGTATTATACAATTAGTACATCGATAACTAAAATTCCTTTAAATGCATCAGCTTCTGGAAAGTTAGCATTAGCATATTCTAAAGATGTAAATATAGATAAAATATTTAGTAAAAATCTATTATATAAATATACAAATAGTACAATAATAGATAGAGAAACATTGATAGAAGAGATTTATAAAATTAGAGAAGATGGATATTCTTTAGAGCGATCAGAGGTTGAATTAGGAATTTATTGTATATCGGTTCCAATTTTTAAAGTTAATAATGTTTTTGTTGGAACAGCATCAATAATGGCAACAAGAGAAAAATTAATGAATATTTTACCTAAATTGGCACCAAAGATGGTTGCTATGAGTAAAAAAATATCGTTCGAATTAGGAGCACGAGAGGAGTGAAAACTCCTCTTTTTTATTTTCCTATTGACAAAAAAATAAAAATGGTATATTGTTAATATAACAATTTTTTATTGAAGAATGACGTTCGACAATGTAGAACAAAAAAGGGAGGATTTATGAACAACATGCTGGAAATTTTTGGACAATTTTGCTTTACAGAGGATAAATTAAAAAGCAGAATACCAGAATCGTATTTTAAAGAGTTTAAAAAAGTTCAAAATGGAGAGAAAGAGTTATCTATAGAACTTGCTGACTCAATAGCAAATGCAGTTAAAAATTGGGCTACTGAAAATGGAGCTACACATTTTACACATTGGTTTCAACCATTGACAGAATTGACTGCTGAAAAGCATGATTCGTTTATTTCTATGTCGTCTGATGGTACTTGTGTTTCGCAATTCTCTGGGAAGGAGCTTATAAAGGGTGAAGCTGATACATCATCATTTCCAAATGGAGGAGTTAGATCAACTTTTGAAGCAAGAGGATACACAGCGTGGGATTGTAAATCACCAATGTTTTTAAGAGGAGAGGGATTATCTAAATCATTATATATTCCAACAGCTTTTATTGGATATAACCAGATGGCATTAGATAAAAAAGTACCTTTATTAAGATCAATAGACTTTATATCAGAGCAAGCACTAAGATTAAAAAAGATACTAGACCCTAAATCAAATGTAACGTCAATAACAAACACTCTAGGATTAGAGCAAGAGTATTTTTTAATAGAGAAGAAATTTTGGGAAAAACGTCAAGATTTAATGCTTTCAGGTAGAACAATATTTGGATCTTTACCACCAAAAGGTCAAGAGTTAAATGATCATTACTACGGAAGTATAAAAGAAAAAGTTGAAAAAGTGATGAATGAGATAGATACGGAATTATGGAAAATAGGGATAATGGCAAAAACAAAACATAATGAAGTAGCTCCTAATCAGTTTGAGATTGCATTGATGTTTACAACAGCAAATGTAGCTGTTGATCAGAATCAATTGACTATGGATATAATAAAAAAGGTTGCAGATAGACATAAATTAAGTGCATTATTACATGAGAAACCATTTAAAGGAGTTAATGGTTCTGGAAAACATTGCAACTGGTCATTATCAACAAATTTGGGAGAAAACTTATTAGATCCATCTTCTTTATCAAAAAATAATCTTCAGTTTTTAGTATTTTTAACAGCAGTTTTAGAGGGAATTGATAGATATGAAGATGTCTTGAGAGCTTCTTGTGCGACTCCTGGAAATGACCATAGATTAGGTGGACACGAAGCACCTCCTGCAATAATTTCGGTTTTCATAGGGGAAGAGTTAGAAGAAATATTAAAAAATATAGGAAAAATAGTTCCTGTAAACGAAGCACAAGAAAATATGGAGTTTGGTGTAAAAAACTTTACAAAAATACCAAAAGATATATCAGATAGAAATAGAACATCACCTTTTGCATTTACAGGAAATAAATTTGAGTTTAGAATGCCAGGTTCAAGTGCATCGGCATCGACACCAACATTTATAATAAATACAATTATTGGAACTATAATAAAAGAGTATGCCGATTATTTAGAAGGAAGAGATTCTAAGAATTTAAAAAAGGATATAATCGAACTTATAAAAGATAGATACGAAAAGCATAAAAGAATTATATTCAATGGAAATGGTTATGATGAGAGTTGGAAAATTGAAGCAGAAAAAAGAGGGTTAAAAAATTTAAAAAATACACTAGAAGGATTGAGAATATATAAACAAGAAAATATAGTAGAGTTATTTAAAAATGCCAAGGTATTATCACCAGAAGAGCTAGAGGCAAGATATATGGTTTATTGTGAGCGTTATATTAAACAAGTTAATATCGAAGGAAGCTCAATGGTTAGAATAGCTAGAAATGAGATATATCCAGCTTTAATGGAGTATGCAGCTAAGATATCAAATAGTATCTTGTCATTAAGAGAAGTTTTAGGAGATGATGAGTTCTTAGTGGCTGATAAAGCTCATTTAGTAAAACTATTAGCTGGAAAAAATCGTTTGAAAGATTATTTAGCTCAATTAGAGTCACAACTTGTAGTAGCTAATGAAATTGAAGATTTATATGAAAAAGTAGTTTATTTAAATAAAGAAATAATTCCTTTGCTTAAATGTCTAAGAGATATTATTGATTTACTAGAGCATCAAGTTGAAAAGAAAGTTTGGCCTGTACCAACTTACGAAGATATGCTATTTAAATTATAATAAATAGAAAAGTCAGAGTTTTACTCTGACTTTTTTTAACTATATTGTGCTTTTAAATTATGTTTCTTTAAAACATGTTTAATCGCTTCTAAGGCAGCAATTGTACCATCTGATGTAGCTGTAGTAACTTGTCTAATGTGTTTAGATCTAACGTCTCCAGCAGCATATATTCCTTCAATAGATGTATGCATAGCTTCATTAGTAATAATATAACCTTGCTCATCTAGAGATGCCACTTCACCATAAAGTTCTTTAAGTGATTTTGTTCCTAAGTATAAGAAAGCAAACTGAGTAGGATAAGTTTCATGAGTACCATTGATTTTAACAATAACCTCTTCAACAAATTCATCTCCCTTAATTTCAACTAGTTCACTTGAATAATACATTTTAACTTTTTCGTTGGCTTTTAATGTTTCCATAAGAGCTTTATCGCAACTATCATCACAGTTATCAGTTATAAACATATGAATCTCTTTTGAATACTTTGTTAAAAATAGAGCTTCTTCAGCAATTTCTTTACCTTTTCCAAAAAGAGAAACAGTCATATTTCTTGTAAAAGCGCCATCACAAGTTGCACAGTAAGAAACTCCTTTTCCTAGATACTTTTCTTCTCCAGGAAGTTTTTTAGATCCATTTTTTGCCCATCCACTTGCAATTATAACAGTTTTTCCTAGGAAATTTTCAATATCTGTTTTTACAATTTTATGCTCTCCAAATAAATCAAATGCTAAAAATGTAGCATTAACAAATTCAACATTGTATTTAAGTGTTTGCTCTTTCATTAGAGTATAGATATCTTTTCCAGTAGGTGATCCTAAAATACCAGGATAGTTTTCTATTTTATGGGCCATAAGAAGACTTCCAGTATTTGGCTTCTCAATAACTAAAACTGAAAGATTAGATCTTCCAGCATAAAGTGCTGCAGTTAGACCAGCTGGTCCAGCACCGATAATAACAACATCATAAACTTTGTTTTCCATATTAATTCCTCCTAAAACATTCCTTGGGATTTTAATACTCTTTTTTCCTCGCCTAAAATAGTAGGTTCAGTATGGGCGCTATACACTATAGTATCTTCTGGATAAGTTTCACAAATCTTTTTTAAACTTCTTTGTAATTGTGATAAGTTACCAGTAGGTAAATCATATCTACCATAACTTCTTCTGAATAGTGTATCCCCAGAAATCATAAAATTAGACTCTTTGTTATAAAAACATTTAGAACCAATTGTATGACCAGGAGTATCAATAACTTCAAAACCAAAAATAGAATCTCCCTCTTTTATAGGAGTAAAATCACCTGTATATGCAAAGTCATATCCTTGAATAGCATAAGATAAGTTTAAGGATGCATCAGTTAAAAATTTCTCTTCCTCTTTTCCAATATAAATGTGAACATTAGGAAAAAGATGTTTTATTTCATTTATTCCGCCAATATGATCACCATGACCATGAGTAAGAATAACATTTTTTAGAGTTAAATTGTGATCTTTTATAAAAGATACAATATTTTCTAATCTAGAATCACTACAATCAAAAAGAGAAGCTTCGTTGTTGTCATTCCAAACCAAATAGCAGTTCGTCATATAGCTTCCCAAAGGAAAGGCTTTAATTTTCATTAAAAATACCTCCAATATATTCTTTTTCATAATTATACATTATTTTAGTATTTTTTTCCATGAAAATATTTATAAAAACATCTTTAAAACTTCTTTTACCATCTCAATACGTTTTTCAATAGATGAGATAACTAAATATTCAGAAGCTTCATGAGAGTTTCCACCAACAGGTCCTACTCCGTCAAGAACTCCAACTCCGAGAATTCCTAAAAAATTAGCATCAGATCCACCACCAGTTTTTTCCCAATTAGAATCAATTTTTAATTGTTTTTTAACTATTTCAAATTTATCTAAAAGTTCCTTTGATAAAGGATTAAGAACTAAAGGAGGTCGATAACCAATCTCTTTTATTTCAACATTAATACCTTCAACATATGGATTTTCTTTTAATCTATTTAAGGTTTTTTCTATATTTTCAAAATGATTTATATCATGTGATCGCCCTTCAAATTTTATAATAGCTTTATCAGGTATTGTATTTACTCCAAATCCACCATTAATAATTCCAACGTTAATAGAGTTCCCTAATTCTAAATTTTGTAATTTTGAAATCTCTAAAACCCAATGAGATGCTTCAACAATAGCATTTATACCATTTTGAGGAGCTATTCCAGCATGAGCAGCTTTTCCATTAAAAGTAATTTCATACTTAATTAGCCCTTTTCTTTCTGAAACCATATTTCCATTTTTTCTAGCGGGTTCAAAAACTAGAGCATATTTTGTTTTTTTTCCCATTTCTGTAATTAATTCTCTAGATATTAAAGAGCTAATTTCCTCATCTGTATTTATTATTATACATATATTTAAAGAGCTATCTTTAAATTCTTTTGCAACCTCATACATAGATAAAAGTCCTGATTTCATATCATAAACTCCAGGCCCAGTTGCGATATCACCCTCTATTTTAAATGGTCTTTGAGCTGCAGTTCCTTCAGGAAATACAGTGTCATTGTGACCTATAAAAAGAAAATCAAAATTATCAACATCTCTATTTTTAATAACAAGAACAGGATTTATTCCATTAAGTTCATGATATTCAACAATCCAATCTTTATAAAGTTTTTGAAAAAAATTAGTTACAAATTGTAAACCCTCTGGAGTATTGCTTCCACAGTCTACATTAACAAGTATTTCTAAATTTTTTAAATAAGTATTTAAATCCATAAAAATCCTCCTTAAATTTTATATTAACCAAATAAAACCATGTTAGAGATGAGAAGTACAACAAGTCCAACTAACATAGGAAGAAAAGTTCTTCTAACAACTAAAAATGGAGAAACACCTGAAATACCACAAACAGCAACAATAACCGCAGTAATAGGTGAAACACTTCTTGCAATACCAGACGCAAGTTGCATAGGCATGGCAATAACAACAGGGTCAATATTAACAGATGCTGCAACAGTTGGTGCTAAAGCAGCAAAGGCAAAGAATGGAGCATTTCCAGAACCCATAATAACAGACGAAGCTGAAATAACCGCCGTCATAACTAAAATCATAGGTTGAACACCTAAGCCAGCATTTTTAGTCCAATCAATAATACTATTAATAACTCCAACTTTAGTTAAACCATAAGCAAAAAATTGACCAGCAACTATTAGAGTTATAACTGCAGCAAATTGTGAACCCATAGAGTTGAAAATTATTTTTAATTCACTAATAGTATTTTTAAAGGTTTTTTTTCTGATTCCTTCAATAACCATACTAACGGTAACGCTTAAGAGCATAGCAACTTCAACATTCATTTTTATTGAACTTTTGAAAAGAGAGCTAAATGCTAAAATAACAACAAGTGGGATTATGGGAAAAATAGCATAGAAATTAGGAACATTACTATCCTCTTCATCTATAGAGCTTTTAGTTTTTACTCCAAAATCATCATAAGTTGAATTTTTATCTCCAATTTTTTGTACGAAATAATGCGTTATTGCAATTGCAATTATAACAAAAATAGCAACAGGAAGTTGGTATTTAACAAAATAAAGAGCAGCATCTAAATTTGCTGTTTTAGCAGCCAGAACAGAATTTCCAGATGCAGGCCCCAAATCTAAGCAAGCAGTAGTTCCAATAACAGCTGTTGCAGAAAGTGGACTAGCACCAAGAGAAACAAGAATAGGATAAACAGTAACCATTAATAAAACTCCTAAACCAGAAGCACTCGGAATAAAAATATTTAAAATTTGTCCAAGAATATAAGTAAGGGCTAGAACTAAATATGGTGAATTTAATTTTTTCATAGGTTTAGTTGTGATTTTAACTAGTGCTTTACTGGCTCCAATATGATCCATATATTTAGCAAATCCTCCAACAACCATAATAGTTAAACCAAGACCAGCAGTAGTTTTAGAAAAAGTATCTTTTAAATATTGAAAAATATCTAAAAAATTAGATCCTATTGAAGCTTTCTCATTAAGAATAGGAGTATCTTTTAAAAGAATAGCAGTACAAAGTAATAAAAAACCAGCTACAAATAAAACTCCTTGTGGATAAAACTTTTTTACAATAAAGTAACCGACAAAAAAAATAATAAAAAGTGTGATGAAAAAAATCATTGAGTAGTTTCCTCCTT harbors:
- a CDS encoding CvfB family protein produces the protein MVKVGKRQTMKINNFSSKGAHLDAGTGDSKDNILLPNNELEGKVLDIGDELDVMIYRDSEDRLTATLRKTALTVGTIGKLYVTDTNEKLGAFLDWGLKKELLLPHAQMVGEVKPGDEVLVGIYEDSKGRLSATMKIYSFLMPNKDYQKNDFVEGTVYRINPEIGVFVAVDNRYFGLIPNSECFKKFYVGEEIQARVIRVREDGKLDLAMRELAFVQMDKDAESILGKMKILKTHFRFNDDSSPEAIKEYFGISKKAFKRAIGKLLKEGKIEKTEEGFFRLK
- a CDS encoding IclR family transcriptional regulator, with product MEGKTIQSIQRAIDIMNCFNENVHELSLKEISEKVGLSKSTAHGIVSTLLKNSYLEQNEKNSNYSLGPAFIEKSFIVNEDVLIKNIGHKYLVKISEEFSVTVNLFLFKREHLKLIDRVQSDSMYYTISTSITKIPLNASASGKLALAYSKDVNIDKIFSKNLLYKYTNSTIIDRETLIEEIYKIREDGYSLERSEVELGIYCISVPIFKVNNVFVGTASIMATREKLMNILPKLAPKMVAMSKKISFELGAREE
- a CDS encoding glutamine synthetase III — encoded protein: MNNMLEIFGQFCFTEDKLKSRIPESYFKEFKKVQNGEKELSIELADSIANAVKNWATENGATHFTHWFQPLTELTAEKHDSFISMSSDGTCVSQFSGKELIKGEADTSSFPNGGVRSTFEARGYTAWDCKSPMFLRGEGLSKSLYIPTAFIGYNQMALDKKVPLLRSIDFISEQALRLKKILDPKSNVTSITNTLGLEQEYFLIEKKFWEKRQDLMLSGRTIFGSLPPKGQELNDHYYGSIKEKVEKVMNEIDTELWKIGIMAKTKHNEVAPNQFEIALMFTTANVAVDQNQLTMDIIKKVADRHKLSALLHEKPFKGVNGSGKHCNWSLSTNLGENLLDPSSLSKNNLQFLVFLTAVLEGIDRYEDVLRASCATPGNDHRLGGHEAPPAIISVFIGEELEEILKNIGKIVPVNEAQENMEFGVKNFTKIPKDISDRNRTSPFAFTGNKFEFRMPGSSASASTPTFIINTIIGTIIKEYADYLEGRDSKNLKKDIIELIKDRYEKHKRIIFNGNGYDESWKIEAEKRGLKNLKNTLEGLRIYKQENIVELFKNAKVLSPEELEARYMVYCERYIKQVNIEGSSMVRIARNEIYPALMEYAAKISNSILSLREVLGDDEFLVADKAHLVKLLAGKNRLKDYLAQLESQLVVANEIEDLYEKVVYLNKEIIPLLKCLRDIIDLLEHQVEKKVWPVPTYEDMLFKL
- a CDS encoding NAD(P)/FAD-dependent oxidoreductase, yielding MENKVYDVVIIGAGPAGLTAALYAGRSNLSVLVIEKPNTGSLLMAHKIENYPGILGSPTGKDIYTLMKEQTLKYNVEFVNATFLAFDLFGEHKIVKTDIENFLGKTVIIASGWAKNGSKKLPGEEKYLGKGVSYCATCDGAFTRNMTVSLFGKGKEIAEEALFLTKYSKEIHMFITDNCDDSCDKALMETLKANEKVKMYYSSELVEIKGDEFVEEVIVKINGTHETYPTQFAFLYLGTKSLKELYGEVASLDEQGYIITNEAMHTSIEGIYAAGDVRSKHIRQVTTATSDGTIAALEAIKHVLKKHNLKAQYS
- a CDS encoding MBL fold metallo-hydrolase, with the translated sequence MKIKAFPLGSYMTNCYLVWNDNNEASLFDCSDSRLENIVSFIKDHNLTLKNVILTHGHGDHIGGINEIKHLFPNVHIYIGKEEEKFLTDASLNLSYAIQGYDFAYTGDFTPIKEGDSIFGFEVIDTPGHTIGSKCFYNKESNFMISGDTLFRRSYGRYDLPTGNLSQLQRSLKKICETYPEDTIVYSAHTEPTILGEEKRVLKSQGMF
- a CDS encoding M20 family metallopeptidase; the encoded protein is MDLNTYLKNLEILVNVDCGSNTPEGLQFVTNFFQKLYKDWIVEYHELNGINPVLVIKNRDVDNFDFLFIGHNDTVFPEGTAAQRPFKIEGDIATGPGVYDMKSGLLSMYEVAKEFKDSSLNICIIINTDEEISSLISRELITEMGKKTKYALVFEPARKNGNMVSERKGLIKYEITFNGKAAHAGIAPQNGINAIVEASHWVLEISKLQNLELGNSINVGIINGGFGVNTIPDKAIIKFEGRSHDINHFENIEKTLNRLKENPYVEGINVEIKEIGYRPPLVLNPLSKELLDKFEIVKKQLKIDSNWEKTGGGSDANFLGILGVGVLDGVGPVGGNSHEASEYLVISSIEKRIEMVKEVLKMFL
- the dcuC gene encoding C4-dicarboxylate transporter DcuC, producing MIFFITLFIIFFVGYFIVKKFYPQGVLFVAGFLLLCTAILLKDTPILNEKASIGSNFLDIFQYLKDTFSKTTAGLGLTIMVVGGFAKYMDHIGASKALVKITTKPMKKLNSPYLVLALTYILGQILNIFIPSASGLGVLLMVTVYPILVSLGASPLSATAVIGTTACLDLGPASGNSVLAAKTANLDAALYFVKYQLPVAIFVIIAIAITHYFVQKIGDKNSTYDDFGVKTKSSIDEEDSNVPNFYAIFPIIPLVVILAFSSLFKSSIKMNVEVAMLLSVTVSMVIEGIRKKTFKNTISELKIIFNSMGSQFAAVITLIVAGQFFAYGLTKVGVINSIIDWTKNAGLGVQPMILVMTAVISASSVIMGSGNAPFFAFAALAPTVAASVNIDPVVIAMPMQLASGIARSVSPITAVIVAVCGISGVSPFLVVRRTFLPMLVGLVVLLISNMVLFG